The nucleotide sequence cAAGCAGAGTTTATAGCACGAGGTGAGTCAATTAGTAGCCCAAAGACTACCTACTACTCTAATGGCTACTTTCGAACCGTAATTTTGAATACAAACGCGGCCGTACAATTAAAAATAAGGGAAATTGACCCACTGCATCGATGAAAGTACAGCCCAGTTGATTTTAACGGTTCAAAAGGTCCGTGAAATAGGATCACTATGTTCACGAGTCAACGAAACATCGAAcaaaaacaataggtaggtagtacgcctaaaatttacaataaataaACGATTACCCAGGTACGTTTACAAGATGTCTcgtgagattttcaaaacttttcctcttcgttttttttattcgtgttaccattttttttttctaaatgattcTTTAATTCCCACCTTTTTCTAAGTGAtacgaggtgaaaaaaaaagcatcaagGTGTAACGAAATATgaatatttagtaaaaattaacGTAAATTAGTATCAGAGACGATAGGTGCATTATAAAGACATATGTTGCCCGttgaaatttatgtaatttaGCGGATAACGGTTTTATCTTGAAACAAAGTAGGATTAAGCTCGCGTTTCGCTATACTACATTGCATTATACCTGCGTGTGTCTGTGTATAGGTAGACCTGGAGGCTGGAGGCTGGACACGGTGGCGAATTAGCTTGTTTCTCGAAACGTATGGGATATATTTCTACCCTAAACCATGATTTACATGTTGAGTGCTTCACATTATGTTTCGTAAAATGTGCTGCGGTCCGTGAAAGCTTTCGTATAGTGTCCTCCAATGTttactttcgtttttttttctaaattgaaaggGGTAGTTTAGTTGGGTATACCTATGTAAGATCTTATGCGGTATGAATTCTCTAATTAAAAAGCTCTCTACTTAATTACGTTGGTCAATTAGTAAAGGCAATGGAATTGAAAGCTGTTTAGTTTGGTTTTGATCATCTGATCTTGATGTAGGTATTCAAAAGTTCTTACTTGCCTACCAAttgattgaatgaaatgaatCTCATTAATGAGtattcgaatttgaattttttttttgacaatgaaaataaatttatctagtgtaatcgaattgaaaaaatcatctgaaCTTCACTACCTAAttcatttttgcatatttatcTCTGCTTCCTtatattcttttctttttctcattCTGCTGGGaaaatcagaatgaaaaaaattgcagaatttaaACGCAGACTTCGGCCGTacatatttctttattttttcatcgattgaaatttccacatcaAGCTGGATCCACTCTGACACGATTAAATACACCCGTAAAATTAGTTTATTGTTCACGATGACGGGCTGCATTATTAAATGATGGCGCTATATTTTCAtcgtacagggtgttccagaataacctttcacatttgttttttttattactctgagagaaaaatgtttacaaaaattcttttacaaccaaaatgaagtagaaatatgccgtttttagaccgtatatttgagttttcattaaaaatgaagttttaaaaatttttccatcgagatattttccttcatttttgacacattcaaccgaacattttttcaaattattgaacacttctcttccaatcagttgcgactcatgaacctagaagctgtttcagagtcctagatttatctcgatacacttttgacttggaataactccataaaaaaaatcgcaggctgaaaagtcaggggatcaaggtggccattaaatttctggttcaacacgtcgaccataacaaaattatttgatgactgaagtgctcacgcgctaaacatatgtgtacatccctggtagttccaacatgttggaaggaagtaagtaactctattacgtcgcgtctgtcttttagttcggaacaagaaactcgtttaacattttgccttacccctcactgttactgtttcattaaacacacatggtcccactataccgaatttagccacgcccaaccaaacagtcaacttggcggaggtttagatgtttctcaagtaatatcaactgattctttgtacactagaagcgcacattccaattattcacttcaccatttagataaaaatgagcttcgttactgatgaataaggagtaaagagttacaggaacctttatttttaaaaaaggccttcacagtaaaagcacactgtacagccatctacttctccagggcaaaaaataactattgaaacataattcggcatgctttggctacctagaaccgcctttaccattcccctagctccacttgaacacagatcagtggttaccaaaatgtgaaaggttattctggaacaccctgtatatctAAAACTGTCTTCATGGCATTTACTATGAAGCGAATACGTTTACGTAGCCGTCAATCtaacaaattttgattatatACTTATCGATCACCCGATGCATTTATTCGAATTGATTAGCCTGAGTGCATATGCATGTTTTGTTGAAGTTCATATTGTACTCGCTATTACATCATACTTCGATTTTCCATTAATATGGTTCGAAATTTAACGTACCTTTACCTTTGATTATTAACTTGACGAGCAGTTGGCATTCGAATATttaatttgggaaattttctagCATTTGAACGTCGATGAGGTAATATTTTTCAGTCGATTATCGcgaattaatttctttttcatggGATAATTACGGTTAATTTGGTAGTTTGACTTGATTTGATTGACGATGAGATGTGGAAGAAGTTAGGTTACCTATGCTTACAATTACCTATCTACTGTTAGATACCTATCAAAAGTTCACCAATGTTTGGTCCATTTTTGACTTTAATTTTACGCCTAGAGTAATGATTCTTCGCGATGAAGATGTCTAGGTATCTGCATtttgagcattatttttttttaatttaatttttttacgaatttttagtGAGGTTGTGCTCTTACGAGTTTTACGTTGTGCGTCTTTTGAGGAAATAGATTTGTCTAACGCTGAATCGTCATTTGAGAGATTCTAATAATAATAAGGAATCAACTGGCGGTGTCTTATTTCAACTGCGAAGTATTTTCGTTTGGATAGGGTTTCctccattttcaaattatctgcCAAGAAACGATTATACTTACAAACGACAAAATAGAAATTCAATCGTTTTATGAAAATGAGTGTAATCTATGACGTAGTTTTGCAAAAGCGTCTTTGCTGCCACTTGATCTTTTTTGGTATACTGATAAGTAATTTAGAGATTCTCCGATTCTCGGCTGACAGCAAGATCAAAACTAAAGGttttgtggggggaggggggcaacagaaaattttccgactgatatgagggaaaaaatcaattttaccgAAAACAATTCTGccagaattttagaatttgaatgatgaaatttcatgtttgaaaaaaaaagaaaacagaccCGAAcgaactgagggcaaaagctttcaaaaattcgtattttggtgattttttcatgtgaggagtGTTTTCGGAAATCtaagtttgattttgaagaagaagaacTAACATAATTCAAGTAAattattgagtattttttgaaacaattttgggattctgaaatatttttctcagggatgcgaaccgaaaaaaaattggggctCAAAGCTAATAAAGGTTCCGAAACATTACTTTAGTTATTATTACACTAGtctcctttttttcaataattttccaaaggttctgttttctgctaaaatttgtCAGTCTTGCTTCTtcctaaaattttctttttgtagtaaaattgttgaaagttgttttttttttaaataatttgtcaGGAATGTTGACTGAACGCgtgaaaggaaaaattttcagtacatGACGTCATTActcggtttatttttttatttttgtcgtTCACAATTACTCTGATTCGTTCGTTTTCAATGATTACctatctttttttcttttttttaattttctcaatctTCTTCTGATCTTGCAAACTCAGATTCATTGAAACGAAAACCAATCATTcgatgcaaaaataaaaacacatagTCAATAGTCAAGTTTTTACATACTCAGTAACTCAtgagataaaaataatgaacaggTAAAGAACAAGAATCTCAAGATATTATTCAAAAGAgactacctacttaattatcaTTTTGGTAGTATACCTCTtacaaaatataggtataaaatttaaaaaaaacaaaacaagtaaaaaaattaggtcattttttgacactttgATAATAATAAGTTTTCAGGAAACTTATTTGTTACCTTACAAAAAACAATTAAGGAACTAgtaaaatattaccaaattaaaaaaaaatagaaactatAGGAAATAAgaacaaaaatgtttgaaaatgattaaatcaAGGCACTGTATTCTCGTTtattcattttggattttgctTAGGTGCCAGTCAAAGTTCTGGTACTATAACAAtgctcatcatcatcatcgtaatTGCAGATTATACTGACCGCATTTGTTGTacttgcgaacgaatcaatcaCAAGCTAAGAATGTTTTGCTTTTCTCTTCACAGTTGATTGAAAAGTACTCTTCTGGTTTATCAGCTTCTTAGGTTTCGTATCTTCAAGATTTGATTGGTTAGAATAAGGACGAgaattcattttagaaatcaATTCGTTCAGTAAATTATCGATATCATTTTCGTTTTCTTTCGGATATGATTTCATGTTGtagatttctaaaattttgctcTTAATTACTGAACTGAAAGTAAAATCATCGGATTTGGTTTTCTCATTATTCACATTTTCGTCGTCAACATCCATAAGTTGATCAATTTCAGGAACTGACGCTGGAGCAGTAGAAATTATCGCAGGTTCTGGCTCTGTTTTGATCACATCACATGgttattaaaataggtactggTACTGAGCAACAGCGTGGATGTGCTTGCATAAGTTGAAATTCATCTTTTCATCGAGCTCATAACATAAACTACGAAGGTAATTCAACGGTTGCTTGAAAACGTTAACGAACAATTTGAAAGAAGACCATGCAGCAAAGTTCAAGAAAATTTTGACAGTCGTGAACGAAAATTTTAGACAGTCATGAACGGAGCTAGGAAACTTCAAAATCGTCTACTTCACCTGTGTGTGATGAAAACGAATGGCTTGTTGTTGAATGCTCTTCCAACAAGGAGAACCTTCCTTAtaaagttattaaaattttggataaattgtatTGAAGATTACTGTGTTTTAAAATGCAGCGAGTGTTTGATTGGTATCCATTGTTCTTGCAGAGAGAATGTCATAAATTTAAACTTATGCAAGCACATCCacgattattgaaaaataaaactgaattaCCCTCGCCGGTGCTTATCATCTCTTCAAACCAAATTTCGACGCTATCCTCATTATTTTGATCCTTCTGAATTGATCGATTCACATTGAATTCCTTTGAGATATCATACAAGGCTTTTCTATTCACAAGATGAATACGCTCGATTTTATTCATATCATCAGAACATGGAGTATCAACAGCTCGTATATCgttcaaaattcgtttaaatGGAACGccttcgttcattttttctgaaataattaTTGTTCAATGAAGTATAATCAAATCCGAGCAATAAAACTATCAAGTATACGAAAACAACGAATTGGTGACAAATTTCTTACCAACAATTTTCAGCTTATCAGATTGTAACAGCGGAACTTTTCTAATATCACAGTCGTGTCCGATGTgtgtttttgtaaaataaacCAATACATTTCCTTCATCACGATGGATAACTTTCATTTGTGACACACATGCATGTCCGATTTTCACGCTACCAGTATGTTTAATTCGTTTTCCTTTGGTAACATTAGCATTATAAGACCTATGGCAACGAAAATAGTCAACGtatccatttttgatttttttcgtacagCTATCCTTCGAATAATGCTGTCCTGTCTTGTTTAAACTCTCTTGCCAGTTCTTGAATTCTAGaatgcaaaatgaaatattcttagTTGATGTTGAAAGTTCTACATATGGCAATTTAATGCAGGATACAAGTACAACTACAAAACCATACAAACcatgatcatttttgaaagagagTTCTTCCTTTTCAAGGGATACATTGTGAGATACAAGATGCTTTTCATAATGCGAATATGCGGAAAACTTTTCATCGCAGAAACAACATGAGATACGTTTATTACGAGCTATTTCACGGCTGGGTTTTGTAACAGTGTGAGTGCGAATATGCCGCATCAATTTACACTTATTAGTGAATGCTTCAGCACAATGATCACAAATATACTCGTATGCCATTTTTACACAtcttttgatttcaatttgctaacaaaatgaacatttttgcgGGAGTAGATGTAGAGAAGAGATGATAAGAGAATTATTGATAAGCTTGTGATGTCAGATGACGTCACAGAGTTGAAACTTTTTCCCGCCACACAGGTCCTAAGATGCAAAAATTTCTCACTTAGTTGccaaaaatgtctcatttttttatcaaataatgaAATTGCAAATTGATAATACTGTCTATATTTATAATAATTGGTCAActtcatatttttcgatttgagatgaaatgaaaatattttcaaaaataaaagatttccaaatttccaactGCTTCAGTGCTTAGTAGACCCgtaaagtggtcttggattttgatgacaatggtCTCTCACTTCGACCGAAAATCTCAAATGCCATCTTTTATAACTTAAAGCTGGACCATTTTTACCAAACGAGTTAAGTGAAACTGAGattattccaaaaattcgtTCTCTTCAACGAcctatataagtaggtatctttttTTTAGGGACACACCCGACACTAAAATAGTTTTTCTGAATAACTTTCAGCtcgaaatgaaagtttccactaaatttggtcgaaatcctccagacattttttttgaaatctaccTACCACATGACAGTAAATTTATGTAAATCAACATCACGAAGTAAATTATTGAACAATAATGTAATCACCGTAATTCGAcaaatatattcaaaattattaataacATGACTATAAATTTGACTACacagtacatacatacatacatatctcTCACTGAtgtacaaaattaataaaatggaaAAGAATACAAAGCAATGTATACGTATCAAAATACATATCGTTGTTCATGAAGCATTGAAAAGTACCTATCTCAGGTTTTTGAACCTGAAAATAATCTCATAAAACATAATATGATTTGCTCAAGCACATTGTGAAGCCAGACTATCTATTCTAGGTGGATTAGGtatgttttgataattttttctccttATTCTAGGCGAACACAATTCTACAGGctgagaaaatgaattttaaataagtacttactaatacatttatattttttaaattcactgaGGAAAACAATGAACAGAACTACAGAAGGGAAAGCATTGATATGAATACAAAAAGAATTGGAAACTCGTGAagctaaaatataaaaatggttCCAATGAAGTTCAGCCACCTCGAAATTGAATTAACCATTCTTGTTACCTCCTTTGATCGATTTATTAAAGTCTAATTCTAATGTATATTTTGGAagtgtttttcaatatttcaggaaGTCCATAAAGCCTctgaaggctctaaaacgaGTCAAAAACGCCAAAATACAAATTCTAGACATGGAAACACAGTGTCCATGAGTCCAATGCAATTCTTCAGAGTTTCTTATTGCTCTTTTCGAAGAAATCTGTGTTGATGAGAATTCCTTCCTGATTAGGGATTTGCTTTCATCATACCTTGCACATTGtaggaaaactcaaaaattctcatcgtcaaatttatacgagtatcaatttttaaatgaggaACAAGATAATGTGGGGGGCAATTTTCCTCTTTTACAGTTCTATCCAGACGgactcaaaaaaatcacattctaaaattgttttccttatttttgaaaagagataaagtgatttaaaaaatcctCATCTCGAGGCCTGGTTCCAGCTTTCAgttttttggtacattttcgTCGTGGTGGGTCTTGGACTAAAAGAATCGTCATTCTTCTAAAATTAAAGCCAGTACAAATGTAACATATTGCAAACATCAAAACGTCTAGatctaaaaataatacaaaactAATCGAAACGTTACCATGATAGAATCGATAAGTATCAAGTATACCTAACTATTTTGGGGTTTTCGaatcaaaattgatatttttgaaaattgcagcaTTCTAGAGTTTATATTCAGTTCAAGAGTACCTAcgaactttgaaattgaattcagaaatgagtgaaaaatcaaggggaaaaaagaacaaataTTCCAACAGTTTCATTCACAGCCTGAAATATTCATGAGATGTTTGAACACAATATATGCCATTTGCAGAATCACTTATGTATACGACGTGAGAATCAGCAAATCATATTTTCAGCGTAATTCTCTGAGTTAGTAACACGAAGCGTTAGTTAAtataaaaattaaccaaaagtttttcaaaagcgatgaaaaaatgagcaaaatgaaaatataaaatacaaattaaagtATACGAAAGCAAAACTAAACTTCTCCGAGTTCGAAACGTTATAACAACTCGTAAACGTAATTATTTATAAGCTAAAAAATATGACTGGATTTGACATCTGACTGAATGATGAAGGAAGAACGTACAGATCTACCTGATCATTTTCACCAATagcgatatttttttattactccgTTACCAAGATCGACGACAACGGCGTAATTATCAGCCATACATGAAACGCCAGCTGGTCGACATAAACGATTGTTATACGAATCGATCGAATTCACTAGTTCGCCCGATTCCGTTTCAATGACCTGGATACAATGTCGAGTTCGAGTCGATCGAGTGGCTACCAGAAGACCTTTGTTATCAATTGCTATTCCCCCGTAATCTCCGTCTCCTGCAGATGCACAATGAATAATAGTAGGTATTTtgcgaattgaaaattatttccagaTTTAGAATAAAAACTTTACCTTCTACgttaatttctttcaatttaacAGCTTCTGAAGAGAAAACTCGAATACGGGTATCAGCTACGTATATTTCACTATTTAATCCCACACATACGCAAGATATCTGAGTAGCTGGTTCATCTTTGGCACCATTTTTATTAAACTGGAATATAAGAAACTAATGAGCATCTAATGAACagaagtacatacctaaaaATAAAACGCAAATTTTAGGTACCTTTAGAAGTAAATCGCCCGACTGATTGAACACTACGATCGAATTGTTCACACTGTCAGCTACGATTATTCGACCATTTTTATTATCAACAGCTAAATGCGTTGGTTCTTGTAGAGAATCATGAGTGAATTCGTTTATGGTTTCACCATCGACGGTCATcctgaaaatatttaaaatgttagattaagaaaaaatttcaatattttactcgaaaattatCTAATccaattccttcaattcaacacCCATATCAACAGCTAGATAGGTActaattttgagccattctggagcctccagcatttttttcaatttctacagaaatttcaaatcgcttagGAAgagttaaaaatgaactttggcttcttaactttgttcatttttggatttttgtttatttaaaaaattcgaaaaatttatttcaagggtagcaatttttttaaatttacagtaGATCCCATGTAGGAAACTAATTATCGAATATctgaaaactttttgataaaaagcaggactttttgaaaatgcttgGCAACCatgattgaaaaacttttgcaatttctgccaaaaagcaAGGCATAGACaagtttagcaaaaaaattgaaggttgttttttttgggatagtttttggcaagaaagcgagattttttctgctgaaaatcaaacgttttttcaaattttaaaaaaacgagaattttggactatttttggcaaaatagcaaaaagcaagacgttgacaattttaccaaaaagcaggattttttgaaaattattggcaaaagtgttattttttgttaatttttggcaaaaaaaagtaaagcattactctgataatttttcaagaaaaaaaagaaaaacttcagaaattttgttttaaaaaacagaaattttcaattttcatcaaaaaatcagaataatttcataattttagcaaaaagtatcaatttagGAAATTATTGacggaaaaaattataattattttttctcaacgcaaaaatttatattaatgAGTTTTTGACTATTCTTttgactttctgaaaattaatggCAAAAGAAAAGATGATGGTTTTCTTTTCgtcaatttatggcaaaaaagtgatcgactttgagtaatttttgaaattaaaacaagatgaaaatcttcagtaattttattaaaagcgagaattttcatcaaaaagccAGACTTTTGTCATTTCAGCACAAAGTATGtagtaatttagaaaattattggaagaaattgccaatttttgtcaaacgagtttttttttgcaactctttggtaggtacaatttttggctaaaagtAAAAACCGAAACTTCGGagtcatttttgggaaaaaataaggcagttttttttagtaaaaaacttgactttctactaggtaattattttgcattttttaatgaaaaagcgAATCCtttcttcaatttaaaacttgaaaaagcgagacgtttgggaatttttcgcaaaaaatagcaagaaacgagactatgtttttggcaaattcgacaaaaatcgaaattttttgctaattttggcACACAGCAAGACTAGGACTTTGATAAAAGGCACGGCAATCAAGTTGTATTCTAACcttgtgatattttttgttcgCCAATTTACAACAGCTATCCATTCATCGGCATTACTTTCCGTAGACGAATGTATACCAATACCAGTGCATGCTCTTCCTTTCAAACATGGATTTTCGATAtgttttacgaattttaaatCACTGGTCAAAACTTTAATTCGCGAATTACCAGTATCAACGACGTAAATCTGTAAATGAATATTCGTCCaatgaagtgaaagaaaaaacaaaatgaatttcaaaaaaaagaagttgacGATTTACCAATTTATTATTGTGATTATATGCGACGGCAACGGGCTGTAAGTAATGTCCAGATCCATCATCTACCGAATTTCCATGGACAGCTATCGGATTATTATGCTTGGATACCATGAAACTTCGAATACCATCTTTGATATGTCGTCCAAGAATAAAAACTTCCAAAACATAACTAGaacaataaaaatacacaaatcaGCTCGCTTCTAAAATAATCGATCAAATTGATCAGCATCTtcgtaattaattaaatatgtacataagcGTACCATCCGATCTTTGGAGgtcgaaatttcaccaaatacgTGCCGTCGTCTAAATCTTCGACTCTGACTGGCACTGGTACACTTTCGGTGGCATCTTTGCGGTTTAATTGGACAAGTATGGGATCTCCTCCGGAAGTTCTAGCTTTCCCGTGGTAATCGATAGTATGTATTAAAGCAGTTGCTTCTAAATTGACTATATAATTATCTGTAGGGAATAAATACGTAAGATTATTTCGCAtatttttgctttcttttttattcgtgAGTAAATCATTAATTCGTACCTTCGATTAATAATGTAGATAATCTTGGTAATGAAGTAGTCGATATGACTCGACCCAAAGCAGCTATGTTTGTcattaatttctgaaatttttgatcgtGGTCAATATTACAATTCATGTAAGAATTTTCTCGCGGTTCTTCGAGTATTCGTATACTATCGATATTTTCTGAAAGACTAGATATCCTTTGGTTGATGATATGGGTATCGGTTTGATATTCTAAACCATCGCATACTTTCTcaacctaataaaaaaaaacaattatttgaaacgaacattttttagtaaaaatgagtcaCAACTGTGTTGAATATCAACAAACCTTGTCCTTTTCATCATTAATCAACATCAGCTGTTCGTTGAGTACAATTTTCTTATTATCTTTCATTTCTTGTATTTtagtaaataattcatttttacgcTGATCAATGGCCTCGTGAATGTCTTGAAACgttttgtttagtttttgaaTGCAATCGTTACTAGCACGATCCAATTTTCCCATTTCTTCGTTGACGGTATCACGCGCATTATTCAACTGCAAGTCACACACATGGTGAATAATAAGAATCAAAGTCCATTTACGCATTATAATCGAGctaaatttgttaaaaaattgaaatctaacCTTTGATAAGCATTCGTTCGCCTTATAGATTAAAATCTCAGCCATTCTTTTGATAGCTACGGAGTAAGGAACAATGGTATGCtcacaatttttattatctTCGTGAGCGGATTTATGGCCGCCGCCGTTTTGGCACATTGTACAAAATATAACATCGCAAGTTTCGCAAGTGTATAAcacctaaaataaaataagaaatgtACATGGTGAGAATACCGCCACATCGTGTGAggttcaaaatacgagtaatatcgTATTTATAGATGACGTTCTTACTTGGTTGCTGTGATCGGAACACGTAGGTACTATTTGTCTCCTCTGTTTCGACATCAAATCCAATAGTCGATTCACAAGAAACGATGGCGGTAAAGCAGCTATGCCACCTTGAGGTATATTGGTCAATTCGCGACATATTGGACATCGAAAAACTCCTATTTCACGACTCCGTAGATCGGCGATTCGGTTCAAACATCCCAAACACACGGTGTGAGAGCAAGGTAACAATTTAGGGATATGGTCTACCCCGTTATAAACACCTGCAAAGATTCGAAGCACAGAAGGCAATTTTCACGAATGTTTTTATGTTTAGTGCTACCTATATGTTGAATGAATAATACTCACATAAACATGTCCCACAAGTGAGGAAACTTTCGCTGAAATCTTCATAATTGATGGATACAGTTTCCACCAGTGTAGGATTAATGCTGACCATCAtgtcaaaaactttgatcaTACACGGCCGAACGACATTATTGTTTTCGTTCAACTCGATACGAATACACGATATAAATGCACAATAATTTATTATTGCCTACTTATGCATGTTTGATTTGATCTGAAGACAAAAGTTTAACGTAATAACACGCACACCGCAGTGCATGCTGAATTATTACAAACTACGCGTGAAATACGAAA is from Planococcus citri chromosome 1, ihPlaCitr1.1, whole genome shotgun sequence and encodes:
- the LOC135831182 gene encoding tripartite motif-containing protein 2-like is translated as MIKVFDMMVSINPTLVETVSINYEDFSESFLTCGTCLCVYNGVDHIPKLLPCSHTVCLGCLNRIADLRSREIGVFRCPICRELTNIPQGGIAALPPSFLVNRLLDLMSKQRRQIVPTCSDHSNQVLYTCETCDVIFCTMCQNGGGHKSAHEDNKNCEHTIVPYSVAIKRMAEILIYKANECLSKLNNARDTVNEEMGKLDRASNDCIQKLNKTFQDIHEAIDQRKNELFTKIQEMKDNKKIVLNEQLMLINDEKDKVEKVCDGLEYQTDTHIINQRISSLSENIDSIRILEEPRENSYMNCNIDHDQKFQKLMTNIAALGRVISTTSLPRLSTLLIEDNYIVNLEATALIHTIDYHGKARTSGGDPILVQLNRKDATESVPVPVRVEDLDDGTYLVKFRPPKIGCYVLEVFILGRHIKDGIRSFMVSKHNNPIAVHGNSVDDGSGHYLQPVAVAYNHNNKLIYVVDTGNSRIKVLTSDLKFVKHIENPCLKGRACTGIGIHSSTESNADEWIAVVNWRTKNITRMTVDGETINEFTHDSLQEPTHLAVDNKNGRIIVADSVNNSIVVFNQSGDLLLKFNKNGAKDEPATQISCVCVGLNSEIYVADTRIRVFSSEAVKLKEINVEGDGDYGGIAIDNKGLLVATRSTRTRHCIQVIETESGELVNSIDSYNNRLCRPAGVSCMADNYAVVVDLGNGVIKKYRYW